The Manis javanica isolate MJ-LG chromosome 4, MJ_LKY, whole genome shotgun sequence genome contains a region encoding:
- the ACOX1 gene encoding peroxisomal acyl-coenzyme A oxidase 1 isoform X2: protein MAVMNQDLRRERAAASFTPELLTHVLDGSPENTRRRREIENLILKDPDFEHENLNFLTRSQRYEVAVRKSANMVKKMREYGIADPDEIMWFKKVHLVSFVEPVGLNYSMFIPTLLNQGTTAQQEKWLHSSTELQIIGTYAQTEMGHGTHLRGLETTATYDPETQEFVLNSPTVTSIKWWPGGLGKTSNHAIVLAQLITKGKCYGLHAFIVPIREIGTHKPLPGITVGDIGPKFGYDEMDNGYLKMDNYRIPRENMLMKHAQVKPDGTYVKPLSNKLTYGTMVFVRSFLVGEAARSLSKACTIAIRYSAVRHQSEIKPGEPEPQILDFQTQQYKLFPLLATAYAFQFVGAYMKETYHRINEDIGQGDLSELPELHALTAGLKAFTSWTTNAAIEACRMACGGHGYSHCSGLPNIYVNFTPTCTFEGENTVMMLQTARFLMKSYDQVHSGKLVCGTVSYLNDLPSQRIQPQQVAVWPTVVDINSPDSLTEAYKLRAARLVEIAAKNLQTEMIHRKSKEVAWNLTSIDLVRASEAHCHYVTVKLFSEKLLKIQDKPIHAVLRNLCLLYSLYGISQKAGDFLQGSIMTESQITQVNQRIKELLTAVRPDAVALVDAFDFQDVTLGSVLGRYDGNVYENLFEWAKKSPLNKAEVHESYHKHLKPLQSKL, encoded by the exons ATGGCTGTCATGAACCAGGACCTTCGCAGGGAGCGGGCCGCCGCCAGCTTCACCCCGGAGCTGCTCACGCACGTCCTGGACGGCAGCCCCGAAAACACCCGGCGCCGCCGAGAGATCG AGAACCTGATTCTGAAAGACCCAGACTTCGAGCATGAGAACTTGAACTTCCTCACTCGGAGCCAGCGTTACGAGGTAGCTGTTAGGAAGAGTGCCAACATGGTGAAGAAGATGAGGGAGTATGGCATCGCAGACCCTGATGAAATCATGTGGTTTAAAAA AGTGCATTTGGTCAGTTTTGTGGAACCTGTGGGCCTCAATTACTCCATGTTTATTCCTACCTTGCTGAATCAGGGCACCACTGCTCAGCAAGAAAAATGGCTGCATTCATCCACAGAACTCCAGATAATTGGCACCTACGCCCAGACGGAAATGGGTCACG GAACTCACCTTCGAGGCTTGGAAACCACAGCCACTTATGACCCTGAAACTCAGGAGTTCGTTCTCAACAGTCCTACTGTGACCTCCATCAAGTGGTGGCCCGGTGGAC TTGGAAAGACTTCCAATCATGCGATAGTCCTTGCCCAGCTCATCACGAAGGGGAAATGCTACGGATTACATGCCTTTATTGTGCCTATTCGTGAAATTGGGACCCATAAGCCTTTGCCAG GTATCACTGTTGGAGACATCGGCCCCAAATTTGGCTATGATGAGATGGATAATGGCTACCTGAAGATGGACAATTACCGTATTCCCAGAGAAAACATGCTGATGAAGCATGCCCAG GTGAAGCCGGATGGCACATACGTGAAACCCCTGAGTAACAAGCTGACCTATGGGACCATGGTGTTTGTCAGGTCCTTCCTTGTGGGTGAAGCCGCTCGCTCTCTGTCGAAGGCGTGCACCATTGCCATCCGGTACAGCGCCGTGAGGCACCAGTCTGAGATCAAGCCAGG TGAACCAGAACCACAGATTTTGGATTTTCAAACCCAGCAGTATAAACTCTTCCCACTCTTGGCCACTGCCTATGCCTTCCAGTTTGTAGGTGCGTACATGAAGGAGACCTACCATCGGATTAATGAAGACATTGGCCAAGGAGACCTGAGTGAACTGCCAGAG CTCCATGCCCTCACTGCTGGGCTGAAGGCTTTCACCTCCTGGACAACTAATGCTGCTATTGAAGCATGTCGGATGGCTTGTGGTGGGCACGGCTATTCTCATTGCAGCGGTCTTCCAAATATTTACGTCAATTTTACCCCAACCTGTACCTTTGAGGGAGAAAACACTGTCATGATGCTACAGACGGCTAG GTTCCTGATGAAAAGTTATGACCAGGTGCACTCAGGAAAGTTGGTGTGTGGCACAGTATCCTACTTGAATGACCTGCCCAGTCAGCGCATCCAGCCACAGCAGGTAGCAGTCTGGCCTACTGTGGTGGACATCAACAGCCCTGACAGCCTCACAGAAGCATATAAGCTCCGCGCAGCCAG ATTAGTAGAAATTGCTGCGAAAAACCTCCAAACTGAAATGATTCACAGAAAGAGCAAGGAGGTAGCGTGGAACCTAACTTCCATTGACCTTGTTCGAGCAAGTGAG GCACATTGCCACTATGTGACAGTTAAGCTCTTTTCAGAAAAACTCCTCAAAATTCAAGATAAACCCATCCACGCTGTCTTAAGGAATTTATGTCTCTTGTATTCTCTGTATGGAATCAGTCAGAAAGCAGGGGATTTCCTGCAG GGGAGCATCATGACAGAGTCTCAAATTACCCAAGTAAACCAGCGAATAAAGGAGTTACTGACGGCAGTTCGCCCCGACGCTGTTGCTTTGGTTGATGCGTTTGATTTTCAGGATGTGACGCTTGGCTCTGTGCTTGGTCGCTATGACGGAAATGTATATGAAAACTTGTTTGAGTGGGCCAAGAAATCCCCACTGAACAAAGCAGAG GTCCATGAATCTTACCATAAGCACCTGAAGCCGCTGCAATCCAAGCTCTGA
- the ACOX1 gene encoding peroxisomal acyl-coenzyme A oxidase 1 isoform X1 yields the protein MAVMNQDLRRERAAASFTPELLTHVLDGSPENTRRRREIENLILKDPDFEHENLNFLTRSQRYEVAVRKSANMVKKMREYGIADPDEIMWFKNFVHRGRPEPLDLHLGMFLPTLLHQATAEQQERFFMPAWNLEIIGTYAQTEMGHGTHLRGLETTATYDPETQEFVLNSPTVTSIKWWPGGLGKTSNHAIVLAQLITKGKCYGLHAFIVPIREIGTHKPLPGITVGDIGPKFGYDEMDNGYLKMDNYRIPRENMLMKHAQVKPDGTYVKPLSNKLTYGTMVFVRSFLVGEAARSLSKACTIAIRYSAVRHQSEIKPGEPEPQILDFQTQQYKLFPLLATAYAFQFVGAYMKETYHRINEDIGQGDLSELPELHALTAGLKAFTSWTTNAAIEACRMACGGHGYSHCSGLPNIYVNFTPTCTFEGENTVMMLQTARFLMKSYDQVHSGKLVCGTVSYLNDLPSQRIQPQQVAVWPTVVDINSPDSLTEAYKLRAARLVEIAAKNLQTEMIHRKSKEVAWNLTSIDLVRASEAHCHYVTVKLFSEKLLKIQDKPIHAVLRNLCLLYSLYGISQKAGDFLQGSIMTESQITQVNQRIKELLTAVRPDAVALVDAFDFQDVTLGSVLGRYDGNVYENLFEWAKKSPLNKAEVHESYHKHLKPLQSKL from the exons ATGGCTGTCATGAACCAGGACCTTCGCAGGGAGCGGGCCGCCGCCAGCTTCACCCCGGAGCTGCTCACGCACGTCCTGGACGGCAGCCCCGAAAACACCCGGCGCCGCCGAGAGATCG AGAACCTGATTCTGAAAGACCCAGACTTCGAGCATGAGAACTTGAACTTCCTCACTCGGAGCCAGCGTTACGAGGTAGCTGTTAGGAAGAGTGCCAACATGGTGAAGAAGATGAGGGAGTATGGCATCGCAGACCCTGATGAAATCATGTGGTTTAAAAA CTTTGTGCACCGAGGGCGCCCTGAACCTCTGGATCTTCATTTGGGCATGTTCTTGCCCACCTTACTTCACCAGGCAACCGCGGAACAGCAGGAGCGCTTCTTCATGCCCGCCTGGAACTTGGAGATCATTGGCACTTATGCCCAGACAGAGATGGGTCATG GAACTCACCTTCGAGGCTTGGAAACCACAGCCACTTATGACCCTGAAACTCAGGAGTTCGTTCTCAACAGTCCTACTGTGACCTCCATCAAGTGGTGGCCCGGTGGAC TTGGAAAGACTTCCAATCATGCGATAGTCCTTGCCCAGCTCATCACGAAGGGGAAATGCTACGGATTACATGCCTTTATTGTGCCTATTCGTGAAATTGGGACCCATAAGCCTTTGCCAG GTATCACTGTTGGAGACATCGGCCCCAAATTTGGCTATGATGAGATGGATAATGGCTACCTGAAGATGGACAATTACCGTATTCCCAGAGAAAACATGCTGATGAAGCATGCCCAG GTGAAGCCGGATGGCACATACGTGAAACCCCTGAGTAACAAGCTGACCTATGGGACCATGGTGTTTGTCAGGTCCTTCCTTGTGGGTGAAGCCGCTCGCTCTCTGTCGAAGGCGTGCACCATTGCCATCCGGTACAGCGCCGTGAGGCACCAGTCTGAGATCAAGCCAGG TGAACCAGAACCACAGATTTTGGATTTTCAAACCCAGCAGTATAAACTCTTCCCACTCTTGGCCACTGCCTATGCCTTCCAGTTTGTAGGTGCGTACATGAAGGAGACCTACCATCGGATTAATGAAGACATTGGCCAAGGAGACCTGAGTGAACTGCCAGAG CTCCATGCCCTCACTGCTGGGCTGAAGGCTTTCACCTCCTGGACAACTAATGCTGCTATTGAAGCATGTCGGATGGCTTGTGGTGGGCACGGCTATTCTCATTGCAGCGGTCTTCCAAATATTTACGTCAATTTTACCCCAACCTGTACCTTTGAGGGAGAAAACACTGTCATGATGCTACAGACGGCTAG GTTCCTGATGAAAAGTTATGACCAGGTGCACTCAGGAAAGTTGGTGTGTGGCACAGTATCCTACTTGAATGACCTGCCCAGTCAGCGCATCCAGCCACAGCAGGTAGCAGTCTGGCCTACTGTGGTGGACATCAACAGCCCTGACAGCCTCACAGAAGCATATAAGCTCCGCGCAGCCAG ATTAGTAGAAATTGCTGCGAAAAACCTCCAAACTGAAATGATTCACAGAAAGAGCAAGGAGGTAGCGTGGAACCTAACTTCCATTGACCTTGTTCGAGCAAGTGAG GCACATTGCCACTATGTGACAGTTAAGCTCTTTTCAGAAAAACTCCTCAAAATTCAAGATAAACCCATCCACGCTGTCTTAAGGAATTTATGTCTCTTGTATTCTCTGTATGGAATCAGTCAGAAAGCAGGGGATTTCCTGCAG GGGAGCATCATGACAGAGTCTCAAATTACCCAAGTAAACCAGCGAATAAAGGAGTTACTGACGGCAGTTCGCCCCGACGCTGTTGCTTTGGTTGATGCGTTTGATTTTCAGGATGTGACGCTTGGCTCTGTGCTTGGTCGCTATGACGGAAATGTATATGAAAACTTGTTTGAGTGGGCCAAGAAATCCCCACTGAACAAAGCAGAG GTCCATGAATCTTACCATAAGCACCTGAAGCCGCTGCAATCCAAGCTCTGA
- the ACOX1 gene encoding peroxisomal acyl-coenzyme A oxidase 1 isoform X3: MAAFIHRTPDNWHLRPDGNGSRFVHRGRPEPLDLHLGMFLPTLLHQATAEQQERFFMPAWNLEIIGTYAQTEMGHGTHLRGLETTATYDPETQEFVLNSPTVTSIKWWPGGLGKTSNHAIVLAQLITKGKCYGLHAFIVPIREIGTHKPLPGITVGDIGPKFGYDEMDNGYLKMDNYRIPRENMLMKHAQVKPDGTYVKPLSNKLTYGTMVFVRSFLVGEAARSLSKACTIAIRYSAVRHQSEIKPGEPEPQILDFQTQQYKLFPLLATAYAFQFVGAYMKETYHRINEDIGQGDLSELPELHALTAGLKAFTSWTTNAAIEACRMACGGHGYSHCSGLPNIYVNFTPTCTFEGENTVMMLQTARFLMKSYDQVHSGKLVCGTVSYLNDLPSQRIQPQQVAVWPTVVDINSPDSLTEAYKLRAARLVEIAAKNLQTEMIHRKSKEVAWNLTSIDLVRASEAHCHYVTVKLFSEKLLKIQDKPIHAVLRNLCLLYSLYGISQKAGDFLQGSIMTESQITQVNQRIKELLTAVRPDAVALVDAFDFQDVTLGSVLGRYDGNVYENLFEWAKKSPLNKAEVHESYHKHLKPLQSKL, translated from the exons ATGGCTGCATTCATCCACAGAACTCCAGATAATTGGCACCTACGCCCAGACGGAAATGGGTCACG CTTTGTGCACCGAGGGCGCCCTGAACCTCTGGATCTTCATTTGGGCATGTTCTTGCCCACCTTACTTCACCAGGCAACCGCGGAACAGCAGGAGCGCTTCTTCATGCCCGCCTGGAACTTGGAGATCATTGGCACTTATGCCCAGACAGAGATGGGTCATG GAACTCACCTTCGAGGCTTGGAAACCACAGCCACTTATGACCCTGAAACTCAGGAGTTCGTTCTCAACAGTCCTACTGTGACCTCCATCAAGTGGTGGCCCGGTGGAC TTGGAAAGACTTCCAATCATGCGATAGTCCTTGCCCAGCTCATCACGAAGGGGAAATGCTACGGATTACATGCCTTTATTGTGCCTATTCGTGAAATTGGGACCCATAAGCCTTTGCCAG GTATCACTGTTGGAGACATCGGCCCCAAATTTGGCTATGATGAGATGGATAATGGCTACCTGAAGATGGACAATTACCGTATTCCCAGAGAAAACATGCTGATGAAGCATGCCCAG GTGAAGCCGGATGGCACATACGTGAAACCCCTGAGTAACAAGCTGACCTATGGGACCATGGTGTTTGTCAGGTCCTTCCTTGTGGGTGAAGCCGCTCGCTCTCTGTCGAAGGCGTGCACCATTGCCATCCGGTACAGCGCCGTGAGGCACCAGTCTGAGATCAAGCCAGG TGAACCAGAACCACAGATTTTGGATTTTCAAACCCAGCAGTATAAACTCTTCCCACTCTTGGCCACTGCCTATGCCTTCCAGTTTGTAGGTGCGTACATGAAGGAGACCTACCATCGGATTAATGAAGACATTGGCCAAGGAGACCTGAGTGAACTGCCAGAG CTCCATGCCCTCACTGCTGGGCTGAAGGCTTTCACCTCCTGGACAACTAATGCTGCTATTGAAGCATGTCGGATGGCTTGTGGTGGGCACGGCTATTCTCATTGCAGCGGTCTTCCAAATATTTACGTCAATTTTACCCCAACCTGTACCTTTGAGGGAGAAAACACTGTCATGATGCTACAGACGGCTAG GTTCCTGATGAAAAGTTATGACCAGGTGCACTCAGGAAAGTTGGTGTGTGGCACAGTATCCTACTTGAATGACCTGCCCAGTCAGCGCATCCAGCCACAGCAGGTAGCAGTCTGGCCTACTGTGGTGGACATCAACAGCCCTGACAGCCTCACAGAAGCATATAAGCTCCGCGCAGCCAG ATTAGTAGAAATTGCTGCGAAAAACCTCCAAACTGAAATGATTCACAGAAAGAGCAAGGAGGTAGCGTGGAACCTAACTTCCATTGACCTTGTTCGAGCAAGTGAG GCACATTGCCACTATGTGACAGTTAAGCTCTTTTCAGAAAAACTCCTCAAAATTCAAGATAAACCCATCCACGCTGTCTTAAGGAATTTATGTCTCTTGTATTCTCTGTATGGAATCAGTCAGAAAGCAGGGGATTTCCTGCAG GGGAGCATCATGACAGAGTCTCAAATTACCCAAGTAAACCAGCGAATAAAGGAGTTACTGACGGCAGTTCGCCCCGACGCTGTTGCTTTGGTTGATGCGTTTGATTTTCAGGATGTGACGCTTGGCTCTGTGCTTGGTCGCTATGACGGAAATGTATATGAAAACTTGTTTGAGTGGGCCAAGAAATCCCCACTGAACAAAGCAGAG GTCCATGAATCTTACCATAAGCACCTGAAGCCGCTGCAATCCAAGCTCTGA